A stretch of Colletotrichum lupini chromosome 2, complete sequence DNA encodes these proteins:
- a CDS encoding HMG box protein → MPPKKIIRANPPAIDLSAIPPSLPPSVEEAYRRKCIQLKQRTGEVEEENDATRVRLARIRRQIEKLRMERAFLLEQLAKRTSANVEDSDGSPSPPPTVGPPPSPPRRQSRMLTPSQPQEKPLRTKRGHRKPSVLAEIDSAAKANSRPLSQTAATVSPSSETFSHTQGGDATQGDTQATARTNGVAKPPKRPGNAFEMYCADTRPALEEKNKDDADANIEEELARGWKDLPEGEKEEFQTRSEEEMAKYQKEKDAFAAKSKSAEAKDEDEEERDKSPEPAPAASQDEDVEMTNYDTEEQADDTPAADDKDDKADD, encoded by the coding sequence ATGCCTCCCAAAAAGATCATTCGAGCTAACCCCCCCGCGATCGACCTCTCAGCGATTCCGCCTTCCCTACCTCCCTCCGTTGAAGAGGCCTATCGGCGAAAATGCATCCAGCTTAAGCAGCGCACCGGCGAGGTTGAGGAGGAAAACGACGCGACCCGAGTCCGCCTCGCCCGGATCCGACGACAAATTGAGAAGCTGCGGATGGAGAGAGCCTTCCTGCTTGAACAGCTGGCTAAGAGAACGAGCGCCAACGTGGAGGATTCAGACGGCAGCCCGAGCCCGCCCCCGACTGTAGGCCCTCCGCCAAGCCCACCTCGACGACAAAGCAGGATGCTGACACCATCTCAGCCGCAAGAAAAGCCTCTGCGTACGAAACGCGGTCACCGCAAGCCCTCCGTCCTGGCCGAGATCGACTCGGCCGCAAAGGCCAACTCTAGGCCCCTCAGCCAGACCGCCGCCACCGTTTCGCCCAGCTCCGAGACTTTCTCCCATACCCAGGGCGGCGATGCGACCCAGGGCGACACCCAGGCGACGGCCCGCACGAACGGCGTCGCGAAGCCGCCCAAGCGCCCCGGCAACGCGTTCGAAATGTACTGCGCCGACACGCGGCCCGCTCTTGAGGAGAAGAACAAGGACGATGCCGATGCCAACATTGAGGAGGAGCTCGCCCGTGGTTGGAAGGATCTCCCCGAGGGCGAGAAGGAGGAGTTCCAGACCCGCTCCGAGGAGGAGATGGCCAAGTACCAAAAGGAAAAGGACGCATTTGCGGCCAAGAGCAAGAGCGCCGAGGCCAaggatgaggatgaggaAGAGCGCGACAAGTCACCAGAGCCCGCACCAGCTGCGTCACAGGACGAAGATGTGGAGATGACCAACTACGACACCGAAGAGCAGGCAGACGACACGCCCGCGGCCGACGACAAGGATGACAAGGCGGACGATTGA
- a CDS encoding 60S ribosomal protein L43, giving the protein MAKRTKKVGVTGKYGTRYGASLRKQVKKMEISQHAKYTCTFCGKPTVKRHSTGIWNCRGCNKTVAGGAYTVATPAAAAMRSTLRRLREIAEV; this is encoded by the exons ATGGCCAAGCGCACGAAG AAGGTCGGAGTGACCGGAAAGTACGGTACCCGTTACGGTGCCTCCCTGCGTAAGCAGGTCAAGAAGATGGAAATCTCCCAGCACGCCAAGTACACCTGCACCTTCTGCGGCAAGCCTACCGTCAAGCGCCACTCCACCGGCATCTGGAACTGCAGAGGCTGCAACAAGACCGTTGCTGGCGGTGCCTACACTGTCGC CACCCCCGCCGCTGCTGCCATGCGCTCCACTCTCCGTCGTCTGAGAGAGATTGCTGAGGTTTAA
- a CDS encoding FAD binding domain-containing protein — translation MHALYFLLAGLTTAAVVTETPCAEKATKVCQGLRGDFGNSTLLPEDGAYTQEVQVPWSARSWLRPACIFAPLDAQQLSSGLKRIVDQQVEFAMRGGGHMPISNASSIGATGILISSRNMRTLQLSDDRDTLAIGPGLRWSDVYTALDGTEVTVLGGRGSPIGVSGLLLGGGISFFSYEYGLASTNGNIKAYECVLADGSIVQATPSNDHADLFWALQGGGNSFCLVTRFDLQTHRAPSVMIASPSYGGEEAKQQFVDSVYNFAVSGHNDPKAAVLPVITYVSGTAGPTYSSTLFYNGNSTHPAVLGDFLGDILNPDNSSRSLAPFPMGRYHQAIEPSFQEGGRSYSSRQRFHMLPIYANKEAMLIAHDMFFELANATFKDTPGGIIGFAFNPITSAFLAATNARPGALQGIDESPACWIEQTYSWTDEADDQVFDTFISEFNTRIRETLEPMGAMYPFYYLNEADVGQPVFESYPAGNLDRLKEIRNKYDPARVFTDLMPGGFKVADA, via the exons ATGCATGCTCTCTACTTCTTACTGGCGGGTTTGACCACGGCTGCTGTTGTCACAGAGACACCATGCGCAGAGAAGGCGACCAAGGTCTGCCAGGGTCTCCGAGGTGATTTTGGCAACTCAACTCTTCTTCCTGAAGACGGAGCTTACACTCAGGAAGTCCAAG TTCCGTGGTCCGCGAGGTCTTGGCTCCGTCCGGCCTGCATATTTGCACCACTCGACGCTCAGCAACTATCATCTGGCCTTAAGCGCATCGTGGACCAGCAAGTCGAATTCGCCATGCGTGGAGGAGGGCACATGCCCATATCCAACGCAAGCAGCATCGGCGCCACCGGTATCCTGATATCGAGCAGGAACATGAGGACCCTCCAACTCTCCGACGACCGCGACACGTTGGCCATCGGCCCTGGTCTCCGGTGGTCCGACGTGTACACGGCGCTCGACGGTACGGAAGTCACTGTCCTCGGCGGTCGAGGCAGCCCGATCGGCGTCTCCGGTCTCTTGTTGGGAGGCGGCATCTCCTTCTTCAGCTACGAGTATGGGCTGGCGTCGACCAACGGCAATATCAAGGCATATGAG TGCGTCTTGGCTGATGGCAGCATCGTACAAGCTACCCCGTCCAACGACCACGCAGATCTCTTCTGGGCGCTCCAGGGAGGCGGGAACTCGTTCTGTCTAGTCACCCGCTTCGATCTCCAGACACACCGTGCCCCATCCGTGATGATCGCGTCACCTTCGTACGGCGGCGAAGAGGCCAAGCAACAATTCGTCGACAGCGTTTACAACTTCGCCGTCAGCGGGCACAATGATCCCAAGGCTGCTGTTCTTCCCGTCATTACCTACGTCAGTGGAACGGCTGGGCCGACGTACTCCTCGACGCTCTTCTACAACGGAAACTCCACTCATCCGGCCGTGTTGGGGGACTTCCTCGGCGACATCCTCAACCCGGACAACAGCTCAAGGTCCCTCGCCCCGTTTCCCATGGGGCGTTACCACCAGGCCATCGAGCCATCCTTCCAAGAGGGCGGCCGCTCCTACAGTTCCAGACAGCGGTTCCACATGCTACCCATCTACGCCAATAAGGAGGCCATGCTCATCGCCCACGACATGTTCTTCGAGCTCGCGAACGCCACCTTTAAGGATACGCCTGGCGGCATCATCGGCTTCGCCTTCAACCCCATCACGTCGGCCTTTCTCGCAGCCACAAACGCCCGACCGGGTGCGTTGCAGGGCATCGACGAGTCGCCTGCGTGCTGGATCGAGCAGACGTACAGCTGGACGGACGAGGCGGACGACCAAGTCTTTGATACCTTTATCAGCGAGTTCAACACCAGAATCAGGGAGACATTAGAACCCATGGGGGCGATGTATCCGTTCTACTATCTGAACGAGGCAGACGTCGGCCAGCCTGTCTTTGAGAGCTATCCCGCGGGGAACCTGGACCGCCTAAAGGAGATTCGCAACAAGTATGACCCTGCTAGGGTATTTACGGATCTGATGCCGGGAGGTTTCAAGGTTGCCGACGCTTGA
- a CDS encoding saccharopine dehydrogenase codes for MPFKQHGRQYDVVVFGATGYTGTFVAEHITTHLPTNLKWAVAGRSETKLQGLVAECKKQSPDRLQPEIEICGLNHEGLEALAKKTYILITTVGPYAKYGEFAFRACAENGTHYLDVTGETPWTGTMIGKYENAAQETGAMMFPQIGIESAPPDLVTWSLAKQIREKLSAKTGAVTVSIHKLDSAPSGGTLATVLNLFESFTIQQVRDQHKPYALSPVPNNNKVQSQTSLLTKLVGLRNVPSLGLMTTSIAGMTDTPIIQRTWGLLASVPSREKQFYGPNFSFQEYMRAKGYLQGMAIHWGLAFFGLLLATAAPFRKLVKKFVYEPGQGPDKELSKKDKIEYRGIASPDKESKTEFPKAYCRAWYDGSMYYLTAVLLAQAASTLLEEDVDLPGGVFTPSCLGQPFIDRLQGVGFNFEEKILEH; via the exons ATGCCTTTCAAGCAACACGGCCGTCAGTACGACGTGGTCGTTTTTGGTGCTACCG GCTACACCGGGACGTTCGTGGCAGAGCACATTACAACCCATCTGCCGACCAATTTGAAATGGGCAGTCGCAGGTCGATCGGAGACGAAGCTCCAAGGTCTTGTTGCCGAGTGCAAGAAGCAGAGTCCCGACAGATTGCAGCCTG AAATCGAAATCTGCGGCCTCAACCACGAGGGTCTTGAGGCGCTCGCCAAAAAGACATATATTCTCATCACCACCGTCGGCCCGTATGCAAAATATGGCGAGTTTGCCTTCCGAGCCTGCGCCGAGAACGGCACGCATTATCTCGACGTTACCGGCGAGACCCCTTGGACCGGCACAATGATAGGCAAATATGAGAATGCGGCACAAGAAACAGGCGCCATGATGTTTCCTCAGATTGGAATCGAATCGGCACCGCCAGACCTCGTCACCTGGTCGTTGGCCAAGCAGATCCGCGAGAAGCTCTCGGCCAAGACAGGCGCCGTGACGGTCTCCATCCACAAGCTGGA TTCGGCTCCGTCTGGCGGTACCCTGGCGACGGTCCTCAACTTGTTTGAGTCATTCACGATTCAGCAAGTAAGAGACCAGCACAAACCATATGCTCTCTCGCCCGTTCCAAACAACAACAAGGTTCAGTCGCAGACGTCCCTGCTGACCAAGTTGGTGGGATTGCGAAACGTCCCCAGCCTGGGACTGATGACTACATCCATTGCTGGGATGACAGATACGCCCATCATCCAAAGAACGTGGGGTCTCTTGGCATCGGTGCCTTCGCGCGAGAAACAGTTCTACGGGCCAAACTTTTCGTTCCAAGAGTACATGAGAGCAAAGGGTTACCTCCAGGGCATGGCTATTCACTGGGGACTGGCGTTCTTCGGCTTGCTGCTTGCGACTGCTGCGCCGTTCCGCAAGTTGGTGAAGAAATTTGTTTACGAACCTGGCCAGGGCCCGGACAAGGAGCTGTCAAAGAAGGACAAGATTGAGTATCGTGGCATTGCCAGCCCGGATAAGGAGTCCAAGACGGAGTTTCCCAAGGCTTACTGTCGTGCTTGGTATGACGGCAGCATGTACTACT TGACGGCTGTTCTGTTGGCTCAAGCTGCGTCAACGCTGTTGGAGGAAGACGTCGACCTGCCCGGCGGTGTCTTTACTCCTTCGTGCTTGGGACAGCCATTCATTGATCGGTTGCAGGGGGTCGGCTTCAACTTTGAGGAGAAGATCCTAGAGCACTGA
- a CDS encoding T-complex protein 1, with amino-acid sequence MSLNIPNAPNANLFKQGYNNYDSEDGAVLRNIDACRAISSTVQTSLGPYGRNKIVINHLQKMILTSDAATILRELDVVHPAAKLLVMASQQQEAEMGDATNLVIVLAGELLKKAEDLLRMGLKTSDIVTGYERAQKFALETLEELSVDKVEDIRSQEELSKAIRTVVASKQNGSEDFLADLVAEAVLAVLPKNPVGFNVDNIRVVKIMGGALEQSRVVKGMVFPKEPDGSIKKAQRAKVGVFSCPIDTSQTETKGTVLLHNAKEMMDFTKGEESHLEAAIKELHDVGIRVVIAGSTVGELALHYLNRFGILVIKILSKFELRRICRVVGATPLARLGAPMPDEMGSIDVVETLEIGGDRVTVFRQENEATRTATLVLRGATQNHLDDVERAVDDGVNVVKAITRDPRLVPGAGATEIQLVERLNALGEKTPGLSQYAIRKYGEAFEVIPRTIAESAGLDATEVLSRLYGAHHKKDDWATGVDVENDDGSGTLDARDEGILDLLVSKSWAIKLATEAARTVLSVDQIIVARRAGGPKPPGPNPNWDED; translated from the exons ATGTCTCTCAACATCCCCAACGCGCCGAACGCCAACCTGTTCAAGCAGGGGTACAACAA CTACGATTCCGAAGATGGCGCCGTGCTTCGCAACATCGACGCCTGCCGGGCCATCTCCTCGACGGTCCAGACGTCCCTTGGCCCCTACGGCCGCAATAAGATCGTCATCAACCACCTCCAGAAGATGATCCTCACCTCAGACGCCGCCACCATCCTCAGAGAACTCGATGTCGTCCACCCGGCAGCTAAGCTCCTGGTCATGGCCAGTCAACAGCAGGAGGCCGAGATGGGTGATGCCACCAACCTGGTCATCGTCCTCGCTGGCGAGCTGCTGAAGAAGGCTGAGGACCTGCTGCGTATGGGTTTGAAGACGTCAGATATCGTTACCGGTTACGAGCGTGCACAAAAGTTCGCTCTCGAGACACTCGAGGAGCTTTCTGTCGACAAGGTGGAGGATATTCGCTCGCAAGAGGAGCTCAGCAAGGCTATCCGCACCGTCGTCGCCAGCAAGCAGAACGGCAGTGAGGATTTCTTGGCCGACCTTGTTGCCGAGGCCGTCCTGGCAGTGCTGCCCAAGAACCCCGTCGGATTCAACGTCGACAACATCAGAGTCGTCAAGATCATGGGTGGTGCTTTGGAGCAGAGTCGGGTAGTCAAGGGTATGGTCTTCCCCAAGGAGCCCGATGGATCGATCAAGAAGGCGCAGCGTGCCAAGGTCGGAGTCTTCTCCTGCCCCATCGACACCAGCCAGACCGAGACCAAGGGAACCGTTCTCCTCCACAACGCCAAGGAGATGATGGACTTCACCAAGGGCGAGGAGTCGCACCTCGAGGCCGCCATCAAGGAGCTCCACGATGTTGGCATCAGAGTAGTCATTGCTGGCTCAACCGTCGGCGAGCTAGCCCTCCACTACCTCAACAGATTCGGCATCCTTGTCATCAAGATTCTCAGCAAGTTTGAGCTGCGAAGAATTTGCAGAGTGGTTGGCGCAACCCCCCTTGCCCGGTTAGGTGCGCCGATGCCTGATGAGATGGGTTCCATCGACGTTGTCGAGACCCTCGAGATTGGTGGAGACCGCGTGACTGTGTTCAGACAAGAGAACGAGGCCACAAGAACAGCGACTCTGGTCCTCAGAGGAGCTACCCAGAACCACCTGGACGACGTCGAGCGCGCTGTTGACGACGGCGTCAACGTCGTCAAGGCTATTACTAGAGACCCTCGCCTTGTGCCCGGCGCGGGTGCCACCGAGATCCAGCTCGTTGAGAGGCTGAACGCTCTCGGCGAGAAGACCCCTGGCTTGTCGCAATACGCCATTCGCAAGTACGGCGAGGCCTTCGAGGTCATTCCGAGAACGATTGCAGAGAGTGCCGGCTTGGATGCCACGGAGGTTCTTAGCAGGCTGTACGGAGCTCACCACAAGAAGGACGACTGGGCCACTGGTGTCGACGTTGAG AATGACGACGGCTCTGGCACCCTTGACGCCCGTGATGAGGGCATCTTGGACCTGTTGGTCTCCAAGTCATGGGCCATTAAGCTCGCCACCGAGGCAGCCCGTACCGTCCTTTCCGTTGATCAGATTATTGTAGCTCGTCGGGCAGGTGGCCCCAAGCCTCCTGGTCCCAACCCT AACTGGGATGAGGACTAA